GTCCAGTACCGCCAGATGAAAGAGATACACCCCGCCCCCTTTGTCTGGGTGGATGAGCCGGGGCTGGAAATCATATTCGGTTCATTCAGCGGCTACAGCAGCGAGAGGGCAAAAAAGGATTTTGGGTCTTTTTTACATAGTCTGGAAGGCCCCCGGGGAGTGCACCTGTGTGGCAACCCGGACTGGTCTTTTTTACTGCAGGGGTTGGATTTAAACATTCTTTCCATTGATGCCTACAGCCTGGGACAGATTTTCAGCCGCTACACCGATGCGATCAGGGAATTCCTGGCCGGTGGCAACATTATTTGCTGGGGCATAGTACCCACTCTGAGTGAAGAATTGGGACAGGAAAGTGTGGAAAAACTGGTGGGGCGATTGGAGGAGATCTGGGGTAACCTGACCGGGAAAGGGATCGGCTTAAAACAGATCCTGCGCCAATCATGGCTGGCGCCGGCTCGCTGCTGTTTAATCAATGCGGATGGGTATCTGACAGTGGAGCGATCCTTTGCCACCCTGCGCCAGGTGGCTGCTCTGCTAAGGGACAAGTACAACCTGGCCGACTGAACTGGTGGTAGATATTACCGCTGGATATATTAACAGACCAGCAATTATAATAATTAGTAAATTATATAGCCGAATCATTGTTCCAAGAACAATGTACGGGGGAACTAATTTTTGGGGTGAAGCGGCGATTTAGACGGGAGGTGAATTTACTAAATCGCGGTAGGGTGATCCTCAACCCGAACCCGTCAACTAACCCCGGAGGCTGCAGAGGAGGAGAATAATTGTATAAGCTGGTCAAAAGATGGCCCGTTTGGGTGAGTGTGTTTTTGTTGATGTTGCTTTTTCCTTCCGCCTGTCTGGCTGCGCAGTTTACTTACAAAGTGCGGGCCGGCGATTCACTCTACAAAATTGCCCAGAGATATGGCACTACTGTCAATCTGCTCAAGACGGTTAATCATCTGAGATCCAACCTGATTTATCCGGGGCAGACCCTGGTGATCAAAACCAAATCCAGCAGTTCAGCTGCGGCAAGCAAAAAAGCCGTGTCTAATAACAATAAAACTACCAATTCTTCAACTAACCGGACAATCAGCCGGGCGGCTTTAAATAGCGGTGAAGTTTCCCGCAGCGATTTTGACCTGCTGGCCCGCCTGATAACAGCCGAGGCGGGGGGAGAGCCCTATCAGGCTCAGCTGGCCGTGGGGGCCGTGGTGATGAACCGGGTGAAGAGCAGCCTGTTTCCCGATACGATCCGGGCTGTGATTTACCAGGTGGACAACGGCCACTACCAGTTCACGCCGGTGATGAACGGGTGGATAAACCGGCCGGCTACAGACCAGGCCAGGCAAGCGGCCAGTGAGGTGCTGGCGGGTAAAGATCCGACGAACGGCGCGCTTTATTTTTATTCGCAAGGGATTACCAATAAATTTTTGTTGAGCCGGCCCGTTTGTTTTACGGCGGGCAATATGGTTTTTACACGCTAACTAACGGGACAAGCTTATTGTTGAAAAAAAACAGCCCTGTGTGCGGGGCTGTTTTTATATGGGCGGGCTGATAATCCAAAAGACTTCCGCTGTGGACTGGCCGGGGTTTTTCAGCAAGACCGGGTGGTCAAAGATGAAATAGGCAGCATCACCGGTATCCAGAAGGTAACTTTTTTCCGGCAGGCAAATCTCCAGGCTGCCGGACAGAACATAAAAAAAATCTTCCCGCTCGGCACTGAACATTTTAAATCCATCGTACACCGCCCCGGCTTCCAGACGGAAAATAAACGGCTGCATGCGCTTCTCCCTGGCTCCCAGAAAAGTGAGCAGTTCCAGGCTGAGCCCGGGGTTGTCGGTTACTACTTTCTTTCTATTCTGTCGCCTGACCACCAGCCACTCTTCCGGTAAATCTTCTTCCACCAGCAGGCTGATATTGGTATTGAGCACCTGGGCCAGAGATTTCAGGGTGGAAAAAGAAGGAGAAACCTTGTTTTGTTCCAGCTGGTAAATAAAGCTGGCTGAAACCCCCACTTTTTCCGCCAGTTGCCGTACAGTCAGCTGATTGTTGAGCCGGATCTTTTTGATGCGTTCTCCCAAGCTCACTTGTGTCACCCCGGTACAGCCTGCATTTTACTTGCGCCTGGAGAAGAAACCCGCGAAAAAGGCGATTATCCCCACCACGGCCAAAAAGGCAATGAAAAGATAAGATCTGGTTGTCAGCAATGTTTAATCGCTCCTCGCCGATTCGTTGACCATTTCCGCCACCAGACGCAATGTGGCCACAGTGCTGGTTAATAGCGCTTCATAAAGCAGCAAAGGCAAAACGTCGGTCAGGCGGGGGGATACTTCCCCGCTGGCCATTTTATTTTCCACAGTGCGTCCCGCTTTGTTCAGCGCCAGGTTGACCAGTGTCTCAATCTCCACCTGGTGCTTCTGAACGAAACGGTCGATATCAATTGGGTGGGGCAAAGGTATCACGTCCGTGTTAAATTATTGATAAATAAAGCTACATTCAACGATTTATAGAAAAATTCCTGCCTGGCTTTGCAAAAAATAATTTATGCTTTACAAATGAAACTCCAAACTGGAAAAATTATATTGACCGTGCAGGGCCAGGACGGCCAGCGTGTACATGGCGTGTGACCAGTTGAGGGGCAGTACCCAGGCCGGCCCCCCTTTTTCTTTGTTGATTTGCTCCGGCAGCAGCCCGGTGGGGGAAGCATTGCTATCCGCCCAGGTGATCAGTTCCCGCGCTCTGGACAGGCTGCCCGCCAGGGTATGATAAATAGACAGCCACAGGGTGAGCAACACCCAGGGGTTGCCGCCGGCGTAGCCATCCCCTTCATAGCGGTGCAGGCCGCCCGTGCTGTGGTTCCACAGACAGGACTCCAGCGCGGACACCGTCTTTTGCATCAGGGGATGTGCGGGGGGCAACAGGGCAAAGGGGAAGCACAGGCCCAGGGTAGCGCTGTCCAGCCGTTCATCCAGGTAGTAGCTGTGGGAATCCTTCTTGCGTCCCCGCACAAAGCTCTGCCGGCTGGCACTCCAGAGCCGGTTGAGCACGGCCTGCTGGATGTTTCGGGCGGCGGTGCGCCAATTTGTCGCGGCCTGGTCCTCTCCCCGTATGCCGGACAGGTAGGCTGCGGCGATCAGCCCGCCAAAACAGGCGGCCGCAGTGTAAGTGCTCTGGCCGAATTGGTCTTCCCACAGGTCCATGCTGGGCGCGGGCAAAGAATCTTCATCCAGACTCTGCCAGATGTGCTGTGCTCCGGCCTGCACCAGGGGCCAGATTTCTTCTAAAAAAGACCGGTCGCCGGTTAAACGATAATGGGTGGCGCAGCCCCAGAGCACGGCGCCCACCTGGTCCCGCTGCTGCCCCCAGCTGGAGCCCCAGCTGCCGTCCACAAAGTAGCGCTGGTGGAAACTGCCGTCCGGGTTGAGCACCCGGCGGCAGAAACGGTAAAAATCGGCCGCTTCCTGATGTTTGCCCGCCAGATCCAGGGCCAGGGCCACATAAAAGCCATCCCGCGGCCAGCAGTAACCGTAGCCGCCGCTGGCCTGAAAAGCCGGGTCGAACTCCGGGGCGGCTATGGAGGCACCGGTTTTTTTCTCACTTAAAAGTTTCATGAGCACCAGAGATTGGGAAAAAAGGGCGGTATATTCCGGTGGGGCGGGAGCGCCGGCCAGATATGTATGCCAGTATTCTATTGTTTCTTGCAGCAATTCGCTCAAGGGGGTAGCTGATATTCTGGCCAGCAAATCCTGCAATTGCCGGGCATTTTCTGCAAACAGCATCAGCAGGGGGTAATCCACCGTTTGGCCGGGGTCAATCGGCCCTGTTTCCCAGGCCAGGGCGGCAGCCCCTTCTTTGATGTTGTCCCGGCCGCCCCAGAATTCACCCCGCAGGGCCGGTGCCAGCGGGTCGGAAGGTGTGTGCCGGCGGCCGCAATGAAAGCCGTATAGCTCACGTCCGGGGATGGTCAGTCCGGCAAAAACCCTGCGCCGGTGTTGCACAAGCACGTTGCCCTCGATGTACATCCCGTCGTATTGTACCGACTCGTCAATATTTAATGATATGTAAACCACCAGCTTGCCTGTGAGGGGGCCCGGACGCAGATTGGTGATTTTCAGCCAGCGGCAGAGAACATCCTGCCGGGGAGGGCAAAAGTCGTAGTGGCTGATGGTGATGGCCAGGCCGGGATGCGAGAGTTCAGTGACAAAAACCGCGCTGTTCGACAGGTAGTACTGCCGGACGGTCCAGGCCGGGTCGTCCAACCAAATGGTCTGACTGCCGGGCAGC
This window of the Desulfurispora thermophila DSM 16022 genome carries:
- a CDS encoding cell wall hydrolase, which codes for MYKLVKRWPVWVSVFLLMLLFPSACLAAQFTYKVRAGDSLYKIAQRYGTTVNLLKTVNHLRSNLIYPGQTLVIKTKSSSSAAASKKAVSNNNKTTNSSTNRTISRAALNSGEVSRSDFDLLARLITAEAGGEPYQAQLAVGAVVMNRVKSSLFPDTIRAVIYQVDNGHYQFTPVMNGWINRPATDQARQAASEVLAGKDPTNGALYFYSQGITNKFLLSRPVCFTAGNMVFTR
- a CDS encoding helix-turn-helix domain-containing protein, whose product is MSLGERIKKIRLNNQLTVRQLAEKVGVSASFIYQLEQNKVSPSFSTLKSLAQVLNTNISLLVEEDLPEEWLVVRRQNRKKVVTDNPGLSLELLTFLGAREKRMQPFIFRLEAGAVYDGFKMFSAEREDFFYVLSGSLEICLPEKSYLLDTGDAAYFIFDHPVLLKNPGQSTAEVFWIISPPI
- a CDS encoding glycoside hydrolase family 15 protein yields the protein MLSTSIFPSGIVGNSSLLACINASGSLQRIFWPYIDGGQHMGILKIGILLPGSQTIWLDDPAWTVRQYYLSNSAVFVTELSHPGLAITISHYDFCPPRQDVLCRWLKITNLRPGPLTGKLVVYISLNIDESVQYDGMYIEGNVLVQHRRRVFAGLTIPGRELYGFHCGRRHTPSDPLAPALRGEFWGGRDNIKEGAAALAWETGPIDPGQTVDYPLLMLFAENARQLQDLLARISATPLSELLQETIEYWHTYLAGAPAPPEYTALFSQSLVLMKLLSEKKTGASIAAPEFDPAFQASGGYGYCWPRDGFYVALALDLAGKHQEAADFYRFCRRVLNPDGSFHQRYFVDGSWGSSWGQQRDQVGAVLWGCATHYRLTGDRSFLEEIWPLVQAGAQHIWQSLDEDSLPAPSMDLWEDQFGQSTYTAAACFGGLIAAAYLSGIRGEDQAATNWRTAARNIQQAVLNRLWSASRQSFVRGRKKDSHSYYLDERLDSATLGLCFPFALLPPAHPLMQKTVSALESCLWNHSTGGLHRYEGDGYAGGNPWVLLTLWLSIYHTLAGSLSRARELITWADSNASPTGLLPEQINKEKGGPAWVLPLNWSHAMYTLAVLALHGQYNFSSLEFHL